Below is a genomic region from Trichoderma asperellum chromosome 2, complete sequence.
TTGGGGCAGAGGGCAGGAGCACGTaaagaaaatagcaaaagaaaaaaaaaatatgcacTCACTTCGTGATGTGAATATAGCACGGCGCATCAGTTTTTCTAAACAGTACATCGCAGTGAGTAGGCTAATGCGTATATGAGCCACTTAGAAACCAGCATGTATACCTAGCCCCAAAGTACCTTAAAAGTACATTCGCTGCTGGTAAAATCGCCGGCTAGTTCGCTCCCAACACCACTTGCTCCTACAGAGGTTATACGTCTTGGCTTAAAAGCAGCTGTGATAGAAAAAGTCCTAGAGGTAATATCTGTTGCAATATAACACGatagataatttttttttttttttttttttttttttttcattttaaTCTCTCAAATAGCATAACATCTCAAGCAAGCCGCAAAAAATATCCCAAATTATTTTCCCCGGTATTCATTATATCTGTGCATCCGTCCCCTTGTCTTTTATCCATGCTAGGTATATAATTCTATATATCTATGAGCGCTTTAACATCTATATATCAAAATTCTTTGTCTTTGTGATAGTTTCTTGACACTTGGAAAAAATCGCGGCTTGTTGAGCGACCTCTGCAAGCTTGCCAATGACTTGGCCATTGGCTCTTGAGAATCCATAAAATGCGTACGGGATGTCCACATCTTTGCAAAATTCAATAATCAGTCCCTGTGCCTTGCGTAGGTTATGTCGTGGCAGCCGAGGGAACATGTGGTGAATGGCTTGAAACTGCAGGCCTCCGTGAACAAAGTCCAGCCAGGGAGGGCAATCAACGTCCATTGTCGTCCTAAGCATCATCTGCGCGAATGACTCTTGCGGCCCCAAGTCGGCGGTGCTCATGGCAAAATGAGATAGCACAATTTGCACATGCAGGGGAGACGACGCAATATGGCTCACCATGACGAAGACAAAACGCGACCAGTTATCAGGTATCGATTTGTACAAAATGCCATAGCCAAACCAGATCCAGAAGAATACTTGCCCTACTAGCTCAATCCACCGATGATTTGCGGCCGGGCCTTTCCGGGGTCCCTTTCCATTAAGGATAAAATCCCATGATAAAACGTAGAGGTTGAAACGGCCGAGTGCCAAGAACGGGTAGTAGGTCCAAGGTTGGATACGCAAGAGGACTTTCGCAACAGCATCATACTTCATAACCCGCTCATAAAAAGTAGAGCGTAAATCACCCAAAAGCCGGTGCGAAACGGCAAAAATGGGCATGTGCTCAATATCAGGGTCGTGCTCAGGAGCATTCGTCACAATGTGGTGGACGTTGTGGTTGTGCTTCCACCAGCCGAGGGAGAGGCCGCCGATAAAATTGGCAATAAATATTCCAATAGACGTGTCGATATAGTATTTGTGCGTAATACCCATGTGGGCAGCATCGTGAGCTGTGAAAACCAGCTGGTGCCATAGGAAGCCAAGAGACAAGGCACTGATGAAATAATAGCCATAGTGAAGAGTGATTAGCATCGtagagaagagac
It encodes:
- a CDS encoding uncharacterized protein (TransMembrane:5 (o257-278i290-312o374-394i406-426o438-457i)); protein product: MMATDDYSRQQAQDVNGSKTLPLMSRDEIEDLIANGRHIVIYREYVLKLDAWLKYHPGGAKSIMHLVGRDGTDWVDVLHSDEAKQKMPRYRIGRIEGSWLNFRPPIQGGVFRTMAEIEADRSKGKYEVTTGDDASSPSSRAPSPVFDVDAGALRGRKNASGTGSARSGSISSNSTTDKTPLDGMSYLDTVTREHIRLDLETYPAVDEATQTNIAVKYRELHQRIIDAGLYKTSYSAYGWECLRYFCLFSTMLITLHYGYYFISALSLGFLWHQLVFTAHDAAHMGITHKYYIDTSIGIFIANFIGGLSLGWWKHNHNVHHIVTNAPEHDPDIEHMPIFAVSHRLLGDLRSTFYERVMKYDAVAKVLLRIQPWTYYPFLALGRFNLYVLSWDFILNGKGPRKGPAANHRWIELVGQVFFWIWFGYGILYKSIPDNWSRFVFVMVSHIASSPLHVQIVLSHFAMSTADLGPQESFAQMMLRTTMDVDCPPWLDFVHGGLQFQAIHHMFPRLPRHNLRKAQGLIIEFCKDVDIPYAFYGFSRANGQVIGKLAEVAQQAAIFSKCQETITKTKNFDI